The DNA segment TGATGAAGGAGCAACTCGAGACGATGATGCCTAGGCTTGCGGGAATATTTGAGAGAAAGTAAGCGATAAAGAAAAAGATTTTTAACTTGAGTAGAGATTCATTTTCAAGCTTACTTCTATATGGTGTTGACTTTGGTTACTAAACGAGTTGTAATTGTGGGCATTCCTGGGGTCGGTAAGACAACAGTGGTCAACATGGTAGTGGAACAGATAAAAAAACATAAGTTAACTTTAGAATCTGTTGTATTTGGTACTTTGATGTTTGAGGAAGCAAAAAATCTAGGCATTAAGCATAGAGATGAAATGAGAAAGTTGCCAGTAGATGACCAGCGTAAACTCCAAATAAAAGCGGCTGAGAAGATAGTAATGATGAAACCTGATTTTTTATTTGTAGACACTCACCTCATGATAAACACCAAGGAAGGATATTGGCCCGGTCTTCCATTTGAAGTCTTAAGATCTTTATCTCCGAGTAATCTGATATTGATAGAAGCTCTACCTCATGAAATAATTTCAAGGCGAACAAGAGATTCCGGAAGGCTTAGAGATTCTGCTGAAGAAGATGCGATTGACAAAGAGATGGAGATAGCAAGAGGTATGTTGAATACTGCAGCGATAATAAGTGGCGCTCCACTACTTATTGTAATGAATAAAGAAAATCATATAGACGAGGCTGCCAAACGGATTCTAAAAGCTCTTGATGTGATATGAATGGTAGACCCAACTATGATGCCCGTAGCTACTTTGTTAGTAACAGCTGTCGCTTTACTGTTGAGCCTTACTTCAAACACGATAACCCGTCTATTTACAGATGTGGATCGAGCAAGAAGAATAAATACAGAAGTTAAGGCTTTCAGAGATGAACTGAAGCAAGCTATACAAACAAAAGATAAGGCTAAAGAGAAAAAACTCAAGAAAAGGGAGAAGCAGATGATGGAGTTACAGATGAAAGTAACAAAAGAAAGAATGAAACCCATGCTTCTCTTTTGGGTCCCGTTCATAGCAGTTTACTATCTTCTTGCTACTTTCCTTGGCGGCTATGATGCTATTGTGGCCGTGTCTCCTATACCTATTAACCTCTTCATAATAAACATTGGAGTACCGATCGAAGTTAGCGGATCACTAGTAGGTTATGGTTTCAGCCTTTTCTGGTGGTACTTGATTTCATCTTTCGCTTTCAGTGCAATTATAATGAAGCTTCTTAGAACTAGTCCGAGCTAGAATGCTTAATAAATTCGTTGAAAACAAATATGATAGATGCCTCTAAAAAAGAGTAATCTTGTAATTTGTATCTCAGGTATGGCTGGTTCTGGAAAGAGCACTTTAGCTAAAAGAATTGCCAAAAGATACGGTTTGAGATACTTTTCAGGTGGAGATGCCTTAAAACAAATAGCGATGGAAAAGGGATATCAGCCGAAAATTTATGGATGGTGGGAGAGTAAAGAAGGACTAAGGTTCTTAGAAGAAAGAATGAAGTATAAAAAATTCGATAAAAAAGTAGATGATAAATTACTCAAAATGGCAGATAGAGGGAATGTTGTGCTTGATAGCTGGACAATGCCTTGGCTCTTGGAAAGAGAGGCCTTCAAGATCTGGTTAAAAGTATCTTTAGAGAAGAGAGCAGAAAGGGCATCTAAAAGGGATCGAATGACGCTTCAAAGTACCCTTCGGATAATACAGGAGAAGGACGAGATGACCAGATCTATCTATAAGAACCTTTATGGGTTTGATTTTGGAAGAGACGTTTCCCCTTTCGATCTCATACTAAATACAGATAGATTCGACCCCCTTGAAGTCTACGATGTAGTCTCCAAAGTTATCGATCTTTATATCAAAAGATTACCATAATAAAGCCCTTTAAAAGTTACGTGCTACAAAGGTTTTTAGTTTAGTATAAATAAAGTAAGAGGAGACCATTTTTGCAGGCTTCGATTACTATAGATGAAGATATAACAGATTTAAGTTATGGTTACGATCCATACAAGCGTCCTATAAAAACTCTCTTGGATTATGGGGTCGTACTCCTAGACAAGCCTCCAGGGCCGACTAGCCATGAAGTTGTATCTTGGGTGCGAAAGATGCTGGGAGTGGAAAAGGCAGGACATAGTGGAACTCTGGACCCCCTTGTAACGGGAATGCTACCAATAGGGTTAGGTGAAGGAACAAAAGCTCTATCACTCCTCTTATTAGGACCTAAGGAGTATTATGCTGTTGCGAGAATTCACAATCCAATGAATCTGACAAGGCTAAAACAAGTTATCTCTGAATTTACAGGAGAAATTTATCAACGCCCCCCTCAAAGATCGTCTGTGAAGAGAGCCACAAGGACTCGTACTATCTACAATCTAGATTTGATCGAGCAGAGTGGCAATCTAATCCTCTTAAGAGTTCTCTGCCAAGCTGGAACTTATGTGAGAAAGCTCATTTACGATATCGGGGAAATCTTGGGCTCGGGCGCTACCATGGTAGAGTTAAGAAGAACGAAGGTCAGCGATCTGAATGAAGAAGATGGATTGGTTAGGCTTCATGATCTATTGGATGGAGTTTATGAATGGAAAGAGGGGAATGAAGATAAGATAAGGAAGTTCATAAGACCTATAGAGTTTGCTACATCTTCTATAAAGGCGGTTGTAATGCGAGATTCAGCCGTGGATGCTATCTGTCATGGAGCGCAATTGGCTGTACCTGGGATATTGCAGATATCGCCTAATATCTTGAAAGGGGATATAATATGTATGTATACTTTGAAGGATGAGTTGGTAGCAATAGGAGAGGCTTTGATGTCTACAAATGAGATAGTAAATGCGAGTAAAGGGCTGGCCTTTATGACAAAGCGTGTAATAATGAAGGTCAGTACATATCCTGAACTATGGCGATCATCAAAAATTGACTTAAAAGAGTAAATATAAATGAAGATCAGACTTCTTTCTCCAACATTTGGTGGTACATCAGGTGTTGGAAGACATGTCGAATCTCTCTCAAAAAAATTGATGAATAAAGGATACGAAGTTACGGTCGTCTCAACAAATAACACACCTTACATCCCTGTTAAAAATCTTAAGAATCTTAGCTGGGCGTTTTTTTCTTGCTTGAAGCGAGAGAGAGCAGATATAATTCATGCCCATAACTTGCCAAGCATGATCCCAGCAAAGACCGTGGAAGGTAAAAGAATATTATCAATTCATGGATATTATTCATCACAAATAGAGTTATTGCATGGAAAGATCTTAGGAAAGGTGTTAAGTCTTTATGAAAAGAAGGTTCTTAATTGGGCAGATTCCATCACATGCATCAGTAAAGATACTACACACATCTACCGCAATATAGGATTCAATGTCGAATATGTACCGAATGCTGTAGATGTCAGTAAAATCGAAGAAATTTGTAGAGATGTTGAGCGTAGACCGAGAAGAATCGTCTACGTTGGGAGAATGACGAAAGAAAAGGGTTACGGTGTTTTAATTAAAGCTTTAAAATTGTTATCAGATTATGAATTCATAACTGTTCATGGAAGACCTTGGATTGAAGCTATTAAATTGATAGCATCTTCAAAAGTATTGATTGTGCCAAGTTTTATGGAGGGATTGCCTACAGTAATATTAGAAGCCTTTGCTTCTGGAACGGCTGTGATAGCATCTGAAATAGGGGGGATTTTTGAGTTGATCAAAGACAAAGTAAACGGGTATTTATTCAAGCCTGGAGATTATTATAAACTTGCAAATCTAATAGATTTAGTTTTAAAAGATGAGAGAATTCATAAAAATATTACTAATAAAGCTAAAGATAAAGTTAAGAGAGAATACGATTGGGAGCAAGTTATCCGTAAATACATACGAATATATGAAGAGAGTTGATTTTTTTAATGAAGATCGGTATAATAACAAATTATAATGTCAAACTAGAGTTGATAGATAAAAGTTAAGAAGATTTCTTGGCTAGTATTACGATTT comes from the Candidatus Methylarchaceae archaeon HK02M2 genome and includes:
- a CDS encoding adenylate kinase encodes the protein MVTKRVVIVGIPGVGKTTVVNMVVEQIKKHKLTLESVVFGTLMFEEAKNLGIKHRDEMRKLPVDDQRKLQIKAAEKIVMMKPDFLFVDTHLMINTKEGYWPGLPFEVLRSLSPSNLILIEALPHEIISRRTRDSGRLRDSAEEDAIDKEMEIARGMLNTAAIISGAPLLIVMNKENHIDEAAKRILKALDVI
- a CDS encoding EMC3/TMCO1 family protein, whose product is MVDPTMMPVATLLVTAVALLLSLTSNTITRLFTDVDRARRINTEVKAFRDELKQAIQTKDKAKEKKLKKREKQMMELQMKVTKERMKPMLLFWVPFIAVYYLLATFLGGYDAIVAVSPIPINLFIINIGVPIEVSGSLVGYGFSLFWWYLISSFAFSAIIMKLLRTSPS
- a CDS encoding cytidylate kinase family protein codes for the protein MPLKKSNLVICISGMAGSGKSTLAKRIAKRYGLRYFSGGDALKQIAMEKGYQPKIYGWWESKEGLRFLEERMKYKKFDKKVDDKLLKMADRGNVVLDSWTMPWLLEREAFKIWLKVSLEKRAERASKRDRMTLQSTLRIIQEKDEMTRSIYKNLYGFDFGRDVSPFDLILNTDRFDPLEVYDVVSKVIDLYIKRLP
- a CDS encoding RNA-guided pseudouridylation complex pseudouridine synthase subunit Cbf5 gives rise to the protein MQASITIDEDITDLSYGYDPYKRPIKTLLDYGVVLLDKPPGPTSHEVVSWVRKMLGVEKAGHSGTLDPLVTGMLPIGLGEGTKALSLLLLGPKEYYAVARIHNPMNLTRLKQVISEFTGEIYQRPPQRSSVKRATRTRTIYNLDLIEQSGNLILLRVLCQAGTYVRKLIYDIGEILGSGATMVELRRTKVSDLNEEDGLVRLHDLLDGVYEWKEGNEDKIRKFIRPIEFATSSIKAVVMRDSAVDAICHGAQLAVPGILQISPNILKGDIICMYTLKDELVAIGEALMSTNEIVNASKGLAFMTKRVIMKVSTYPELWRSSKIDLKE
- a CDS encoding glycosyltransferase family 4 protein; translated protein: MKIRLLSPTFGGTSGVGRHVESLSKKLMNKGYEVTVVSTNNTPYIPVKNLKNLSWAFFSCLKRERADIIHAHNLPSMIPAKTVEGKRILSIHGYYSSQIELLHGKILGKVLSLYEKKVLNWADSITCISKDTTHIYRNIGFNVEYVPNAVDVSKIEEICRDVERRPRRIVYVGRMTKEKGYGVLIKALKLLSDYEFITVHGRPWIEAIKLIASSKVLIVPSFMEGLPTVILEAFASGTAVIASEIGGIFELIKDKVNGYLFKPGDYYKLANLIDLVLKDERIHKNITNKAKDKVKREYDWEQVIRKYIRIYEES